A genomic stretch from Desulfotignum balticum DSM 7044 includes:
- a CDS encoding methyl-accepting chemotaxis protein translates to MNIKNWRLKSKFIAALLAVGIIPFAILGGVSHWMTIDGLTRQTFEKYMAIRDLKKHEMAQFYADRENDVAILAQTPYVREALESLSFSFNTEGGVNSGRFVGQTQGQYQAPVNYRHLHDPFFPQFAFHMAQQGYHDIFLLDAKKGNIVFSVSKEPDFGTRVTTTSSQLQHAWQAASKGRVLVSDMAPYAPSGNMPAQFVAAPVKKNGDIIGVVAIQLSIDTITKILSADSGMGKSGELFLVGQDMRMRSDSILDPENRSVAASFAQGDKGKVDTPAVQAALKGDTGEMMTTDYNGTPVMSVFTPFEIGDTSWAIITQIHKSEALAPAIVLQRTMGIIAICCILVIIVLAYYLSRTMTRPIVQGSWFAEKLAEGDFTHTLQIKRKDEIGLLADSLNTMAMKLRAMFKDLAEGTVTLAGSSTELSTISTQMKSGAEQTAQRSNTVASAAEQMSTNMTSMAGATENASANLNTVAAAAEEMTATISEIAESADRARHITHDAVDQATQASDTVNQLGTAARDIGKVTESITEISEQTNLLALNATIEAARAGEAGKGFAVVANEIKELAKQAATASAEIKNKIAGIQQSTDGTVNRISQITGVINQVDEIVSTIAAAVEEQSVTTREIAGNVSQAARNMTDITENVTQSSTAATEIARDIALVSNSAVEITDSSTQINESIASLSELAENIKVRTDRCKF, encoded by the coding sequence ATGAATATTAAGAACTGGCGTTTGAAATCAAAATTCATTGCTGCACTGCTGGCGGTGGGCATCATTCCTTTTGCCATACTCGGAGGGGTTTCCCACTGGATGACCATTGACGGATTGACCCGCCAGACCTTTGAAAAATATATGGCGATCCGGGATTTGAAAAAACACGAAATGGCCCAGTTTTATGCGGACCGGGAAAACGATGTGGCGATCCTGGCCCAGACCCCTTATGTCAGGGAGGCCCTGGAATCCCTCTCTTTTTCCTTTAACACGGAAGGCGGGGTAAACAGTGGACGGTTCGTCGGGCAAACACAAGGTCAGTACCAGGCCCCTGTCAATTACCGGCATCTCCATGACCCGTTTTTTCCGCAATTCGCTTTTCACATGGCCCAGCAAGGCTATCATGACATTTTTCTGCTGGATGCCAAAAAAGGGAATATTGTTTTTTCCGTGTCCAAGGAACCGGATTTCGGTACCCGGGTGACCACGACCAGTTCCCAGCTCCAGCATGCGTGGCAGGCCGCATCCAAAGGCCGGGTCCTGGTTTCCGATATGGCACCCTATGCACCGTCAGGAAATATGCCGGCCCAGTTTGTGGCGGCACCGGTCAAGAAAAACGGGGATATCATCGGGGTGGTTGCCATCCAGTTGTCCATCGATACGATCACAAAAATTCTGTCCGCAGACAGCGGCATGGGGAAATCCGGAGAACTTTTTCTGGTGGGCCAGGACATGCGGATGCGTTCCGATTCCATTCTGGATCCTGAAAACCGTTCTGTGGCGGCTTCATTTGCACAAGGCGATAAAGGCAAGGTGGACACACCCGCGGTTCAGGCTGCGTTAAAGGGTGACACCGGAGAAATGATGACCACCGATTATAACGGCACTCCGGTGATGTCCGTGTTCACTCCCTTTGAAATCGGCGACACATCCTGGGCCATCATCACCCAGATTCACAAATCCGAAGCCCTGGCCCCGGCAATTGTCTTACAGCGAACCATGGGCATCATCGCCATATGCTGCATCCTGGTCATCATTGTCCTGGCATATTATTTATCCCGGACCATGACCCGACCCATTGTCCAGGGAAGCTGGTTTGCGGAAAAACTGGCAGAAGGGGACTTCACCCATACACTGCAAATCAAACGAAAAGATGAGATCGGTCTGCTGGCAGACTCTCTGAACACCATGGCCATGAAACTCAGGGCCATGTTCAAGGATTTGGCTGAAGGCACGGTGACCCTGGCGGGATCATCCACTGAATTGTCCACCATCTCAACCCAGATGAAGTCCGGTGCGGAACAAACCGCTCAACGGTCCAATACCGTGGCATCCGCCGCGGAACAGATGAGCACCAACATGACTTCCATGGCCGGTGCCACGGAAAATGCATCCGCCAACCTGAACACAGTGGCGGCGGCCGCAGAGGAAATGACCGCCACCATCAGTGAAATCGCTGAAAGCGCCGACCGGGCCAGACATATCACCCATGACGCAGTGGACCAGGCCACCCAGGCATCTGACACGGTGAACCAGCTGGGGACAGCGGCCCGGGATATCGGCAAGGTGACCGAATCCATCACGGAAATATCCGAACAGACCAACCTTCTGGCGTTGAATGCCACCATCGAGGCAGCCCGGGCCGGGGAAGCCGGCAAAGGATTCGCCGTGGTGGCCAATGAAATCAAGGAACTGGCCAAACAGGCGGCCACAGCCAGTGCAGAGATTAAAAATAAAATTGCAGGTATTCAGCAGTCCACGGATGGCACCGTTAACCGGATCAGTCAGATCACCGGTGTCATCAACCAGGTGGATGAGATTGTGTCCACCATTGCCGCCGCCGTGGAAGAACAGTCCGTCACCACCCGGGAAATCGCAGGCAATGTCAGCCAGGCGGCCCGGAACATGACCGACATTACTGAAAATGTGACTCAGAGTTCGACCGCAGCCACGGAAATCGCCAGAGATATCGCTCTGGTTTCCAATTCTGCAGTTGAAATTACCGACAGCAGCACCCAGATCAATGAAAGTATCGCTTCGTTGAGCGAATTGGCTGAAAACATCAAAGTCAGAACCGACCGATGCAAATTTTAA
- a CDS encoding protein-glutamate methylesterase/protein-glutamine glutaminase, which translates to MTLSQKNLRILVVDDSIVFRMMISDVIGNIPGMEVVGTARDGHSALARVTSLKPDLMTLDIEMPGMDGMEVLTRLKSQSPRVGVIMLSSDAGRGGRRIITSLEAGAFDFVLKPSEKNVTENKRKLEKDLAPLLRSFSRRMEIRSILNSHRTDVSLDRSVLPPITETKTPDPIVPAFTADFPRNSSDVIAIGVSTGGPAALARLIPALPGNLTVPILIVQHMPPGFTRALAESLDRQSKVPVVEAQDGDILVPGKVFIAPGGSHMKIVSAGNRTKQMIRITQDPPENGCRPSADYLFRSVAHHFKDRATGVIMTGMGQDGDKGLALMKEHRAVIIAQDEATSIVFGMAKQPVASGIVDIVAPLDNLAREIMKTVRPTFGM; encoded by the coding sequence ATGACCCTTTCACAGAAAAATCTTCGCATACTGGTGGTGGATGATTCCATTGTATTCCGGATGATGATATCGGACGTCATCGGCAATATCCCGGGCATGGAAGTCGTGGGAACGGCCCGGGACGGCCATTCCGCTCTGGCCAGGGTGACGTCGCTGAAACCGGATCTGATGACCCTGGACATTGAAATGCCGGGCATGGACGGAATGGAAGTGCTGACCCGGCTCAAATCACAATCCCCCCGGGTGGGTGTCATCATGCTCAGTTCGGATGCCGGCCGGGGCGGCCGGCGTATCATCACCAGCCTGGAGGCCGGCGCATTCGACTTTGTTCTCAAACCCTCGGAAAAAAATGTCACAGAAAACAAACGCAAACTGGAAAAAGACCTGGCACCTTTGTTACGCTCGTTTTCCAGAAGAATGGAAATCCGTTCCATCCTCAACAGCCATCGCACAGACGTTTCTTTGGATCGATCCGTTTTGCCCCCCATCACCGAAACAAAGACACCTGACCCCATCGTTCCGGCCTTTACCGCCGATTTTCCACGAAATTCATCCGACGTGATCGCCATCGGCGTTTCCACCGGCGGTCCGGCCGCACTGGCGCGACTCATTCCGGCCCTGCCCGGGAATCTGACCGTGCCGATCCTCATTGTCCAGCACATGCCCCCCGGATTTACCCGGGCTTTGGCCGAAAGTCTGGACCGGCAATCCAAAGTGCCGGTTGTGGAGGCTCAAGACGGGGACATACTGGTTCCGGGCAAAGTGTTTATCGCCCCCGGCGGAAGTCATATGAAAATCGTTTCAGCAGGAAACAGGACCAAACAAATGATCCGCATCACCCAGGATCCTCCGGAAAACGGGTGCCGGCCGTCTGCCGACTATTTATTCCGGTCGGTGGCCCATCATTTCAAAGACCGGGCCACCGGGGTCATCATGACCGGTATGGGACAGGATGGTGACAAAGGCCTGGCTTTGATGAAAGAGCACCGGGCCGTGATCATTGCCCAGGATGAAGCCACCAGCATTGTGTTCGGCATGGCAAAACAACCGGTGGCTTCCGGAATTGTGGATATCGTGGCCCCCCTGGACAACCTGGCCCGGGAAATCATGAAAACCGTCAGACCCACTTTTGGGATGTGA
- a CDS encoding CheR family methyltransferase has translation MLKIRPSECELLADYIREISGMDILPSKTYLFETRLGKMADTLGFPSYTALYEQARADKTHALAQQIIDAITTNETLFFRDEKAFDLLKYKILPDVIDHRAGYLKKGLPIPIRIWSAACATGQEIYSVAMVLKDLLPCMNAYRIYLLGTDISAKALAKASAGYFSSFEITRGLPVDKRDRYFTPLENQWKINDEIRAMVSFRKMNLFHSFAGMGKFDLILMRNVAIYFNMEMRKRLFEKTVAVLEPDGYLLLGASESLTGICTDLEPGRHLKTIFYQPKSRTINNQPERT, from the coding sequence ATGCTGAAGATACGCCCTTCAGAATGTGAGCTTCTGGCGGATTACATCCGGGAAATATCCGGTATGGACATCCTTCCTTCCAAAACGTATCTGTTTGAGACCCGATTAGGGAAAATGGCGGATACACTCGGATTTCCATCCTATACGGCATTGTATGAACAGGCCAGAGCAGACAAAACCCATGCCCTGGCCCAGCAGATCATTGATGCCATCACCACCAATGAAACATTGTTTTTCAGGGATGAAAAAGCGTTTGATCTCCTCAAATACAAAATTTTACCGGACGTGATCGACCATCGAGCCGGATATCTGAAAAAAGGACTACCCATTCCCATCCGCATCTGGAGTGCGGCCTGCGCCACGGGCCAGGAAATATACAGTGTCGCCATGGTACTCAAAGACCTTCTCCCGTGCATGAATGCATATCGCATCTATTTACTGGGGACAGATATATCTGCCAAAGCACTGGCCAAAGCCAGCGCCGGTTATTTCAGCAGTTTCGAAATCACCCGGGGCTTGCCTGTGGACAAACGGGACCGGTATTTCACCCCATTGGAAAATCAATGGAAAATCAATGATGAGATCCGGGCCATGGTTTCTTTCCGAAAAATGAATCTGTTTCATTCTTTTGCCGGAATGGGCAAATTTGACTTGATCCTGATGAGAAATGTTGCGATATATTTTAATATGGAAATGAGAAAACGATTGTTTGAAAAAACAGTGGCGGTTCTGGAACCGGATGGATATCTGCTGTTGGGTGCCAGTGAGTCTCTTACCGGCATATGTACCGATCTGGAACCCGGACGTCACCTGAAAACCATTTTTTATCAACCCAAATCCCGCACAATAAATAACCAACCCGAAAGAACATGA
- a CDS encoding chemotaxis protein CheW, with protein sequence MAEEINRIVTFFAGESLCGIDILETQEIIKTTQMTPVPLAPDTISGIINLRGSIVTVIDLNRRLGLSEESGFTDPVSHRIIIVRIQEESIGLVVNAIGDVIDIAPGDLAPPPGNIQGIQGRCFKSVLRHEQGLIGILDVTTVLE encoded by the coding sequence ATGGCTGAGGAAATCAACAGGATCGTCACATTTTTTGCCGGAGAATCCCTGTGTGGTATCGATATCCTGGAGACCCAGGAAATTATCAAGACCACGCAGATGACGCCCGTGCCACTGGCACCGGACACGATCAGCGGCATTATCAACCTGAGAGGCAGCATTGTCACGGTGATTGACCTGAACCGCCGGCTGGGACTTTCTGAAGAAAGCGGTTTCACCGACCCTGTTTCCCACAGGATCATTATCGTCAGAATTCAGGAGGAATCCATCGGGCTGGTGGTAAACGCCATCGGGGACGTGATTGACATCGCTCCCGGGGATCTGGCCCCTCCCCCCGGCAATATTCAGGGAATTCAAGGCCGGTGCTTCAAGTCGGTGCTGCGGCATGAACAGGGACTGATCGGCATACTCGATGTGACCACGGTGCTTGAATGA